In one Columba livia isolate bColLiv1 breed racing homer chromosome 23, bColLiv1.pat.W.v2, whole genome shotgun sequence genomic region, the following are encoded:
- the COASY gene encoding bifunctional coenzyme A synthase isoform X3 has translation MPPFGSGLLVLTAPLAALPRRAAAAVAAAARVVAGPLYVHLQPGLRLAAPAEPLPAAPPACPALLRALAALYAAAAAQRDLDLRVLLGPGCRRLSRPPRVLLAAAAEAPGPPGPVQLGLQHLAAAAYGCPPHLPAVLLGDPGDGRGDPEEDAQDTGAALPDFSDVVVGGTFDRLHGAHRLLLSACCLLARQRLLAGVSDGDLLRHKVLMELIEPYELRAAKLREFLEDVKPSLRYDIVPLVDPYGPAITDPNLQCLVVSEETRKGGEAVNKKRLENGLPELALYEILLVKDPEHSQNEEEKISSSSLRQRLLGTLLRPPRQNPALPSRPYVIGLTGGTGSGKTSIAKLLGRLGAFLIDADKLGHAVYVPGGPAYERVVATFGAEILNEDGTINRKVLGAKVFGNQERLKSLTDIVWPEIARMVKEQIGEAGAQGKAVCVLDAAVLLEAGWQDMVHEVWTAIIPEEEAVKRIMARDGLSEEAARSRLRSQMSNSRRVEQSQVVLCTLWEPEVTRKQVEKAWALLQQRLSRDRDALL, from the exons aTGCCGCCCTTCGGCTCGGGGCTGCTGGTGCTCACGGCGCCGTTGGCCGCGCTGccccggcgggcggcggcggcggtggcggcggcggcgcgggtgGTGGCGGGGCCGCTGTACGTTCACCTGCAGCCGGGGCTGCGCTTGGCCGCCCCCGCCGAgccgctccccgccgcgccgcccgcctGCCCCGCGCTGCTCCGGGCTCTGGCCGCGCTGtacgcggcggcggcggctcagCGGGACCTGGACCTGCGCGTCCTGCTGGGCCCCGGCTGCCGCCGCCTGTCCCGGCCCCCCCGCGTCCTGCTGGCCGCCGCCGCCGAGGCACCGGGGCCACCGGGGCCGGTGCAGCTCGGTCTGCAGCACTTGGCCGCCGCCGCCTACGGCTGCCCCCCGCACCTGCCCGCCGTGCTGCTGGGGGACCCCGGGGACGGCAGGGGGGACCCCGAGGAGGACGCCCAGGACACCGGTGCGGCGCTGCCTGACTTCTCCGACGTGGTGGTCGGTGGGACCTTCGACCGGCTCCATGGCGCTCACCGCCTGCTGCTCAGCGCCTGCTGTCTCCTGGCCCGGCAGCGGCTCCTGGCCGGGGTGTCCGACGGCGACCTGCTCCGCC ACAAGGTCCTGATGGAGCTGATCGAGCCATACGAGCTTCGAGCAGCGAAGCTGCGTGAGTTCCTGGAGGACGTGAAGCCCTCGCTGCGTTACGACATCGTGCCTCTTGTTGACCCCTACGGCCCCGCCATCACAGACCCCAACCTGCAGTGCTTGGTGGTCAGCGAGGAGACCCGCAAGGGAGGGGAGGCCGTGAACAAGAAGAGacttgaaaat GGGCTCCCTGAGCTGGCTCTCTACGAGATCCTCTTGGTGAAGGACCCCGAGCACAGTCAGAACGAGGAGGAGAAGAtcagctcctccagcctgcggcagaggctgctggggacactgctgcGGCCCCCGCGG CAAAACCCGGCCTTGCCTTCACGCCCATACGTGATCGGCCTAACCGGAGGAACCGGGAGCGGGAAAACCTCCATCGCCAAACTCCTGGGGCGCCTGGGAGCGTTCCTCATCGACGCCGACAAGCTGGGCCATGCCGTCTACGTCCCCGGCGGCCCTGCCTATGAGCGGGTGGTGGCAACGTTTGGGGCAG AAATCTTAAATGAAGACGGGACAATTAACAGGAAAGTCCTTGGGGCCAAAGTGTTTGGAAACCAG GAGCGGCTGAAGAGTCTCACGGACATTGTGTGGCCCGAGATCGCCCGCATGGTCAAGGAGCAGATTGGGGAGGCAGGTGCTCAAG GAAAAGCCGTGTGCGTGCTGGATGCGGCCGTGCTGCTGGAGGCTGGCTGGCAAGACATGGTCCACGAGGTGTGGACGGCCATCATCCCCGAGGAGGAG GCGGTGAAGCGCATCATGGCCCGGGACGGGCTGAGCGAGGAGGCCGCTCGCAGCCGGCTGCGGAGCCAGATGAGCAACAGCCGGAGGGTGGAGCAGTCGCAGGTGGTGCTGTGCACGCTCTGGGAGCCCGAGGTCACCCGCAAACAG GTGGAGAAGGCCTGGgccctcctgcagcagcgcCTGAGCCGTGACAGGGACGCGCTCCTCTGA
- the COASY gene encoding bifunctional coenzyme A synthase isoform X4 gives MPPFGSGLLVLTAPLAALPRRAAAAVAAAARVVAGPLYVHLQPGLRLAAPAEPLPAAPPACPALLRALAALYAAAAAQRDLDLRVLLGPGCRRLSRPPRVLLAAAAEAPGPPGPVQLGLQHLAAAAYGCPPHLPAVLLGDPGDGRGDPEEDAQDTGAALPDFSDVVVGGTFDRLHGAHRLLLSACCLLARQRLLAGVSDGDLLRHKVLMELIEPYELRAAKLREFLEDVKPSLRYDIVPLVDPYGPAITDPNLQCLVVSEETRKGGEAVNKKRLENGLPELALYEILLVKDPEHSQNEEEKISSSSLRQRLLGTLLRPPRQNPALPSRPYVIGLTGGTGSGKTSIAKLLGRLGAFLIDADKLGHAVYVPGGPAYERVVATFGAAPVNWLVWKVKLGSCWSRKSSSLSFSGGEELPEILNEDGTINRKVLGAKVFGNQERLKSLTDIVWPEIARMVKEQIGEAGAQAGPGSLRLRPLRRMEVAFSFLSDFSLVSCCSGKAVCVLDAAVLLEAGWQDMVHEVWTAIIPEEEAVKRIMARDGLSEEAARSRLRSQMSNSRRVEQSQVVLCTLWEPEVTRKQVEKAWALLQQRLSRDRDALL, from the exons aTGCCGCCCTTCGGCTCGGGGCTGCTGGTGCTCACGGCGCCGTTGGCCGCGCTGccccggcgggcggcggcggcggtggcggcggcggcgcgggtgGTGGCGGGGCCGCTGTACGTTCACCTGCAGCCGGGGCTGCGCTTGGCCGCCCCCGCCGAgccgctccccgccgcgccgcccgcctGCCCCGCGCTGCTCCGGGCTCTGGCCGCGCTGtacgcggcggcggcggctcagCGGGACCTGGACCTGCGCGTCCTGCTGGGCCCCGGCTGCCGCCGCCTGTCCCGGCCCCCCCGCGTCCTGCTGGCCGCCGCCGCCGAGGCACCGGGGCCACCGGGGCCGGTGCAGCTCGGTCTGCAGCACTTGGCCGCCGCCGCCTACGGCTGCCCCCCGCACCTGCCCGCCGTGCTGCTGGGGGACCCCGGGGACGGCAGGGGGGACCCCGAGGAGGACGCCCAGGACACCGGTGCGGCGCTGCCTGACTTCTCCGACGTGGTGGTCGGTGGGACCTTCGACCGGCTCCATGGCGCTCACCGCCTGCTGCTCAGCGCCTGCTGTCTCCTGGCCCGGCAGCGGCTCCTGGCCGGGGTGTCCGACGGCGACCTGCTCCGCC ACAAGGTCCTGATGGAGCTGATCGAGCCATACGAGCTTCGAGCAGCGAAGCTGCGTGAGTTCCTGGAGGACGTGAAGCCCTCGCTGCGTTACGACATCGTGCCTCTTGTTGACCCCTACGGCCCCGCCATCACAGACCCCAACCTGCAGTGCTTGGTGGTCAGCGAGGAGACCCGCAAGGGAGGGGAGGCCGTGAACAAGAAGAGacttgaaaat GGGCTCCCTGAGCTGGCTCTCTACGAGATCCTCTTGGTGAAGGACCCCGAGCACAGTCAGAACGAGGAGGAGAAGAtcagctcctccagcctgcggcagaggctgctggggacactgctgcGGCCCCCGCGG CAAAACCCGGCCTTGCCTTCACGCCCATACGTGATCGGCCTAACCGGAGGAACCGGGAGCGGGAAAACCTCCATCGCCAAACTCCTGGGGCGCCTGGGAGCGTTCCTCATCGACGCCGACAAGCTGGGCCATGCCGTCTACGTCCCCGGCGGCCCTGCCTATGAGCGGGTGGTGGCAACGTTTGGGGCAG CTCCCGTGAACTGGCTGGTGTGGAAGGTGAAACTGGGCTCCTGTTGGTCTAGGAAAAGCTCTTCCCTGTCCTTTTCTGGAGGTGAAGAGCTGCCAG AAATCTTAAATGAAGACGGGACAATTAACAGGAAAGTCCTTGGGGCCAAAGTGTTTGGAAACCAG GAGCGGCTGAAGAGTCTCACGGACATTGTGTGGCCCGAGATCGCCCGCATGGTCAAGGAGCAGATTGGGGAGGCAGGTGCTCAAG CTGGGCCAGGTTCCCTCAGACTTCGCCCCCTGAGGAGGATGGaggttgctttttctttcctaagtgACTTCAGTTTGGTGTCGTGCTGCAGCG GAAAAGCCGTGTGCGTGCTGGATGCGGCCGTGCTGCTGGAGGCTGGCTGGCAAGACATGGTCCACGAGGTGTGGACGGCCATCATCCCCGAGGAGGAG GCGGTGAAGCGCATCATGGCCCGGGACGGGCTGAGCGAGGAGGCCGCTCGCAGCCGGCTGCGGAGCCAGATGAGCAACAGCCGGAGGGTGGAGCAGTCGCAGGTGGTGCTGTGCACGCTCTGGGAGCCCGAGGTCACCCGCAAACAG GTGGAGAAGGCCTGGgccctcctgcagcagcgcCTGAGCCGTGACAGGGACGCGCTCCTCTGA
- the COASY gene encoding bifunctional coenzyme A synthase isoform X2 — translation MPPFGSGLLVLTAPLAALPRRAAAAVAAAARVVAGPLYVHLQPGLRLAAPAEPLPAAPPACPALLRALAALYAAAAAQRDLDLRVLLGPGCRRLSRPPRVLLAAAAEAPGPPGPVQLGLQHLAAAAYGCPPHLPAVLLGDPGDGRGDPEEDAQDTGAALPDFSDVVVGGTFDRLHGAHRLLLSACCLLARQRLLAGVSDGDLLRHKVLMELIEPYELRAAKLREFLEDVKPSLRYDIVPLVDPYGPAITDPNLQCLVVSEETRKGGEAVNKKRLENGLPELALYEILLVKDPEHSQNEEEKISSSSLRQRLLGTLLRPPRQNPALPSRPYVIGLTGGTGSGKTSIAKLLGRLGAFLIDADKLGHAVYVPGGPAYERVVATFGAEILNEDGTINRKVLGAKVFGNQERLKSLTDIVWPEIARMVKEQIGEAGAQAGPGSLRLRPLRRMEVAFSFLSDFSLVSCCSGKAVCVLDAAVLLEAGWQDMVHEVWTAIIPEEEAVKRIMARDGLSEEAARSRLRSQMSNSRRVEQSQVVLCTLWEPEVTRKQVEKAWALLQQRLSRDRDALL, via the exons aTGCCGCCCTTCGGCTCGGGGCTGCTGGTGCTCACGGCGCCGTTGGCCGCGCTGccccggcgggcggcggcggcggtggcggcggcggcgcgggtgGTGGCGGGGCCGCTGTACGTTCACCTGCAGCCGGGGCTGCGCTTGGCCGCCCCCGCCGAgccgctccccgccgcgccgcccgcctGCCCCGCGCTGCTCCGGGCTCTGGCCGCGCTGtacgcggcggcggcggctcagCGGGACCTGGACCTGCGCGTCCTGCTGGGCCCCGGCTGCCGCCGCCTGTCCCGGCCCCCCCGCGTCCTGCTGGCCGCCGCCGCCGAGGCACCGGGGCCACCGGGGCCGGTGCAGCTCGGTCTGCAGCACTTGGCCGCCGCCGCCTACGGCTGCCCCCCGCACCTGCCCGCCGTGCTGCTGGGGGACCCCGGGGACGGCAGGGGGGACCCCGAGGAGGACGCCCAGGACACCGGTGCGGCGCTGCCTGACTTCTCCGACGTGGTGGTCGGTGGGACCTTCGACCGGCTCCATGGCGCTCACCGCCTGCTGCTCAGCGCCTGCTGTCTCCTGGCCCGGCAGCGGCTCCTGGCCGGGGTGTCCGACGGCGACCTGCTCCGCC ACAAGGTCCTGATGGAGCTGATCGAGCCATACGAGCTTCGAGCAGCGAAGCTGCGTGAGTTCCTGGAGGACGTGAAGCCCTCGCTGCGTTACGACATCGTGCCTCTTGTTGACCCCTACGGCCCCGCCATCACAGACCCCAACCTGCAGTGCTTGGTGGTCAGCGAGGAGACCCGCAAGGGAGGGGAGGCCGTGAACAAGAAGAGacttgaaaat GGGCTCCCTGAGCTGGCTCTCTACGAGATCCTCTTGGTGAAGGACCCCGAGCACAGTCAGAACGAGGAGGAGAAGAtcagctcctccagcctgcggcagaggctgctggggacactgctgcGGCCCCCGCGG CAAAACCCGGCCTTGCCTTCACGCCCATACGTGATCGGCCTAACCGGAGGAACCGGGAGCGGGAAAACCTCCATCGCCAAACTCCTGGGGCGCCTGGGAGCGTTCCTCATCGACGCCGACAAGCTGGGCCATGCCGTCTACGTCCCCGGCGGCCCTGCCTATGAGCGGGTGGTGGCAACGTTTGGGGCAG AAATCTTAAATGAAGACGGGACAATTAACAGGAAAGTCCTTGGGGCCAAAGTGTTTGGAAACCAG GAGCGGCTGAAGAGTCTCACGGACATTGTGTGGCCCGAGATCGCCCGCATGGTCAAGGAGCAGATTGGGGAGGCAGGTGCTCAAG CTGGGCCAGGTTCCCTCAGACTTCGCCCCCTGAGGAGGATGGaggttgctttttctttcctaagtgACTTCAGTTTGGTGTCGTGCTGCAGCG GAAAAGCCGTGTGCGTGCTGGATGCGGCCGTGCTGCTGGAGGCTGGCTGGCAAGACATGGTCCACGAGGTGTGGACGGCCATCATCCCCGAGGAGGAG GCGGTGAAGCGCATCATGGCCCGGGACGGGCTGAGCGAGGAGGCCGCTCGCAGCCGGCTGCGGAGCCAGATGAGCAACAGCCGGAGGGTGGAGCAGTCGCAGGTGGTGCTGTGCACGCTCTGGGAGCCCGAGGTCACCCGCAAACAG GTGGAGAAGGCCTGGgccctcctgcagcagcgcCTGAGCCGTGACAGGGACGCGCTCCTCTGA
- the COASY gene encoding bifunctional coenzyme A synthase isoform X1, with protein sequence MPPFGSGLLVLTAPLAALPRRAAAAVAAAARVVAGPLYVHLQPGLRLAAPAEPLPAAPPACPALLRALAALYAAAAAQRDLDLRVLLGPGCRRLSRPPRVLLAAAAEAPGPPGPVQLGLQHLAAAAYGCPPHLPAVLLGDPGDGRGDPEEDAQDTGAALPDFSDVVVGGTFDRLHGAHRLLLSACCLLARQRLLAGVSDGDLLRHKVLMELIEPYELRAAKLREFLEDVKPSLRYDIVPLVDPYGPAITDPNLQCLVVSEETRKGGEAVNKKRLENGLPELALYEILLVKDPEHSQNEEEKISSSSLRQRLLGTLLRPPRQNPALPSRPYVIGLTGGTGSGKTSIAKLLGRLGAFLIDADKLGHAVYVPGGPAYERVVATFGAAPVNWLVWKVKLGSCWSRKSSSLSFSGGEELPEILNEDGTINRKVLGAKVFGNQERLKSLTDIVWPEIARMVKEQIGEAGAQGKAVCVLDAAVLLEAGWQDMVHEVWTAIIPEEEAVKRIMARDGLSEEAARSRLRSQMSNSRRVEQSQVVLCTLWEPEVTRKQVEKAWALLQQRLSRDRDALL encoded by the exons aTGCCGCCCTTCGGCTCGGGGCTGCTGGTGCTCACGGCGCCGTTGGCCGCGCTGccccggcgggcggcggcggcggtggcggcggcggcgcgggtgGTGGCGGGGCCGCTGTACGTTCACCTGCAGCCGGGGCTGCGCTTGGCCGCCCCCGCCGAgccgctccccgccgcgccgcccgcctGCCCCGCGCTGCTCCGGGCTCTGGCCGCGCTGtacgcggcggcggcggctcagCGGGACCTGGACCTGCGCGTCCTGCTGGGCCCCGGCTGCCGCCGCCTGTCCCGGCCCCCCCGCGTCCTGCTGGCCGCCGCCGCCGAGGCACCGGGGCCACCGGGGCCGGTGCAGCTCGGTCTGCAGCACTTGGCCGCCGCCGCCTACGGCTGCCCCCCGCACCTGCCCGCCGTGCTGCTGGGGGACCCCGGGGACGGCAGGGGGGACCCCGAGGAGGACGCCCAGGACACCGGTGCGGCGCTGCCTGACTTCTCCGACGTGGTGGTCGGTGGGACCTTCGACCGGCTCCATGGCGCTCACCGCCTGCTGCTCAGCGCCTGCTGTCTCCTGGCCCGGCAGCGGCTCCTGGCCGGGGTGTCCGACGGCGACCTGCTCCGCC ACAAGGTCCTGATGGAGCTGATCGAGCCATACGAGCTTCGAGCAGCGAAGCTGCGTGAGTTCCTGGAGGACGTGAAGCCCTCGCTGCGTTACGACATCGTGCCTCTTGTTGACCCCTACGGCCCCGCCATCACAGACCCCAACCTGCAGTGCTTGGTGGTCAGCGAGGAGACCCGCAAGGGAGGGGAGGCCGTGAACAAGAAGAGacttgaaaat GGGCTCCCTGAGCTGGCTCTCTACGAGATCCTCTTGGTGAAGGACCCCGAGCACAGTCAGAACGAGGAGGAGAAGAtcagctcctccagcctgcggcagaggctgctggggacactgctgcGGCCCCCGCGG CAAAACCCGGCCTTGCCTTCACGCCCATACGTGATCGGCCTAACCGGAGGAACCGGGAGCGGGAAAACCTCCATCGCCAAACTCCTGGGGCGCCTGGGAGCGTTCCTCATCGACGCCGACAAGCTGGGCCATGCCGTCTACGTCCCCGGCGGCCCTGCCTATGAGCGGGTGGTGGCAACGTTTGGGGCAG CTCCCGTGAACTGGCTGGTGTGGAAGGTGAAACTGGGCTCCTGTTGGTCTAGGAAAAGCTCTTCCCTGTCCTTTTCTGGAGGTGAAGAGCTGCCAG AAATCTTAAATGAAGACGGGACAATTAACAGGAAAGTCCTTGGGGCCAAAGTGTTTGGAAACCAG GAGCGGCTGAAGAGTCTCACGGACATTGTGTGGCCCGAGATCGCCCGCATGGTCAAGGAGCAGATTGGGGAGGCAGGTGCTCAAG GAAAAGCCGTGTGCGTGCTGGATGCGGCCGTGCTGCTGGAGGCTGGCTGGCAAGACATGGTCCACGAGGTGTGGACGGCCATCATCCCCGAGGAGGAG GCGGTGAAGCGCATCATGGCCCGGGACGGGCTGAGCGAGGAGGCCGCTCGCAGCCGGCTGCGGAGCCAGATGAGCAACAGCCGGAGGGTGGAGCAGTCGCAGGTGGTGCTGTGCACGCTCTGGGAGCCCGAGGTCACCCGCAAACAG GTGGAGAAGGCCTGGgccctcctgcagcagcgcCTGAGCCGTGACAGGGACGCGCTCCTCTGA
- the HSD17B1 gene encoding 17-beta-hydroxysteroid dehydrogenase type 1 isoform X3, whose translation MEKTTVLITGCSSGIGLGLAARLAADGARRFKVCNAGVGLMGPLETCSDQAMKTVFDVNLFGAVRTIQAFLPAMKRRRAGRIIVSSSIGGLQGLPFNSVYCASKFAVEGLCESLAIVLQPFNIHLTLVECGPVNTSFLANLQRPDPEGSELQDLDAETRGLYRRYLQHCQSLFRETAQEVEEVLQVFLEAISTPCPPLRCVTTQLFAPLSRLRLANPDGSAYVRAMHDFVFGHGGAHGDQP comes from the exons ATGGAGAAAACCACGGTGCTGATCACGGGCTGCTCCTCGGGCATCGGGCTGGGCCTGGCCGCGCGTCTGGCGGCCGATGGCGCTCGCAGGTTCAAAG TCTGCAACGCGGGGGTGGGATTGATGGGACCCCTGGAGACCTGCTCCGACCAAGCCATGAAAACCGTCTTCGACGTGAACCTCTTCGGGGCCGTCCGCACCATCCAGGCGTTCCTGCCCGCCATGAAGCGCCGCAGGGCCGGGCGGATCATCGTCTCCAGCAGCATCGGGGGGCTGCAAG ggctgccctTCAACTCCGTGTACTGCGCCAGCAAGTTTGCAGTAGAGGGGCTGTGCGAGAGCTTGGCCATCGTCCTGCAGCCCTTCAACATCCA CCTGACGCTGGTGGAGTGCGGACCCGTCAACACCAGCTTCCTGGCCAACCTGCAGCGCCCAGACCCCGAGGGCAGCGAGCTGCAGGACCTGGATGCTGAAACACGGGGACTCTACCGCCGGTACCTGCAGCACTGCCAGAGTCTCTTCCGTGAGACGGCccaggaggtggaggaggtCCTGCAG GTGTTCCTGGAGGCCATCAgcaccccctgccctcccctgcGCTGCGTCACCACCCAGCTCTTCGCCCCGCTTTCACGCCTGAGGTTGGCCAACCCCGATGGCTCCGCGTACGTCCGGGCCATGCACGACTTCGTGTTCGGCCACGGCGGGGCCCACGGAGACCAGCCCTGA
- the HSD17B1 gene encoding 17-beta-hydroxysteroid dehydrogenase type 1 isoform X1 yields the protein MEKTTVLITGCSSGIGLGLAARLAADGARRFKVFATMRDVAKGEQLLAQLGGCCPDTLEVLQLDVTDPRSLAAAARRVQGQRLDVLVCNAGVGLMGPLETCSDQAMKTVFDVNLFGAVRTIQAFLPAMKRRRAGRIIVSSSIGGLQGLPFNSVYCASKFAVEGLCESLAIVLQPFNIHLTLVECGPVNTSFLANLQRPDPEGSELQDLDAETRGLYRRYLQHCQSLFRETAQEVEEVLQVFLEAISTPCPPLRCVTTQLFAPLSRLRLANPDGSAYVRAMHDFVFGHGGAHGDQP from the exons ATGGAGAAAACCACGGTGCTGATCACGGGCTGCTCCTCGGGCATCGGGCTGGGCCTGGCCGCGCGTCTGGCGGCCGATGGCGCTCGCAGGTTCAAAG TGTTTGCCACCATGCGGGACGTGGCCAAGGGCGAGCAGCTGCTGGCGCAGCTGGGGGGCTGCTGCCCCGACACACTGGAGGTCCTGCAGCTCGATGTCACCGACCCACGCTCACTGGCGGCCGCTGCGCGGCGGGTGCAGGGGCAGCGGCTGGATGTGCTGG TCTGCAACGCGGGGGTGGGATTGATGGGACCCCTGGAGACCTGCTCCGACCAAGCCATGAAAACCGTCTTCGACGTGAACCTCTTCGGGGCCGTCCGCACCATCCAGGCGTTCCTGCCCGCCATGAAGCGCCGCAGGGCCGGGCGGATCATCGTCTCCAGCAGCATCGGGGGGCTGCAAG ggctgccctTCAACTCCGTGTACTGCGCCAGCAAGTTTGCAGTAGAGGGGCTGTGCGAGAGCTTGGCCATCGTCCTGCAGCCCTTCAACATCCA CCTGACGCTGGTGGAGTGCGGACCCGTCAACACCAGCTTCCTGGCCAACCTGCAGCGCCCAGACCCCGAGGGCAGCGAGCTGCAGGACCTGGATGCTGAAACACGGGGACTCTACCGCCGGTACCTGCAGCACTGCCAGAGTCTCTTCCGTGAGACGGCccaggaggtggaggaggtCCTGCAG GTGTTCCTGGAGGCCATCAgcaccccctgccctcccctgcGCTGCGTCACCACCCAGCTCTTCGCCCCGCTTTCACGCCTGAGGTTGGCCAACCCCGATGGCTCCGCGTACGTCCGGGCCATGCACGACTTCGTGTTCGGCCACGGCGGGGCCCACGGAGACCAGCCCTGA
- the HSD17B1 gene encoding 17-beta-hydroxysteroid dehydrogenase type 1 isoform X2 — protein MEKTTVLITGCSSGIGLGLAARLAADGARRFKVFATMRDVAKGEQLLAQLGGCCPDTLEVLQLDVTDPRSLAAAARRVQGQRLDVLVCNAGVGLMGPLETCSDQAMKTVFDVNLFGAVRTIQAFLPAMKRRRAGRIIVSSSIGGLQGLPFNSVYCASKFAVEGLCESLAIVLQPFNIHAQTPRAASCRTWMLKHGDSTAGTCSTARVSSVRRPRRWRRSCRCSWRPSAPPALPCAASPPSSSPRFHA, from the exons ATGGAGAAAACCACGGTGCTGATCACGGGCTGCTCCTCGGGCATCGGGCTGGGCCTGGCCGCGCGTCTGGCGGCCGATGGCGCTCGCAGGTTCAAAG TGTTTGCCACCATGCGGGACGTGGCCAAGGGCGAGCAGCTGCTGGCGCAGCTGGGGGGCTGCTGCCCCGACACACTGGAGGTCCTGCAGCTCGATGTCACCGACCCACGCTCACTGGCGGCCGCTGCGCGGCGGGTGCAGGGGCAGCGGCTGGATGTGCTGG TCTGCAACGCGGGGGTGGGATTGATGGGACCCCTGGAGACCTGCTCCGACCAAGCCATGAAAACCGTCTTCGACGTGAACCTCTTCGGGGCCGTCCGCACCATCCAGGCGTTCCTGCCCGCCATGAAGCGCCGCAGGGCCGGGCGGATCATCGTCTCCAGCAGCATCGGGGGGCTGCAAG ggctgccctTCAACTCCGTGTACTGCGCCAGCAAGTTTGCAGTAGAGGGGCTGTGCGAGAGCTTGGCCATCGTCCTGCAGCCCTTCAACATCCA CGCCCAGACCCCGAGGGCAGCGAGCTGCAGGACCTGGATGCTGAAACACGGGGACTCTACCGCCGGTACCTGCAGCACTGCCAGAGTCTCTTCCGTGAGACGGCccaggaggtggaggaggtCCTGCAG GTGTTCCTGGAGGCCATCAgcaccccctgccctcccctgcGCTGCGTCACCACCCAGCTCTTCGCCCCGCTTTCACGCCTGA